From a region of the Takifugu flavidus isolate HTHZ2018 chromosome 20, ASM371156v2, whole genome shotgun sequence genome:
- the anxa4 gene encoding annexin A4 — protein sequence MAAIGTRGTVTEAAGFNPEADVQKLRDAMKGAGTDETSIMAIVAHRTIAQRQRIKEAYKQSLGKDLADDLSSELSGNFRSVVLGLLMLPPVYDAHELKNAIKGAGTEEACLIDILASRTNDEIKAINAFYKKHYEKSLEDDVSGDTSGMFRRVLVSLLTAGRDESDTVDEAQAAVDAKEIFEAGEARWGTDEVKFLTVLCVRNRKHLLRVFDEYRKISGREIEDSIKREMSGSLEDVFLAVVKCIRNKPAFFAERLYKSMKGLGTTDSVLIRTMVARAEIDMLDIKAEFLKAYGKTLYSFIKGDTSGDYRKILLELCGGE from the exons ATGGCAGCA ATTGGAACGCGAGGTACAGTGACCGAGGCGGCTGGTTTTAATCCCGAGGCCGACGTCCAGAAGCTCAGAGACGCCATGAAGGGAGCTG GCACCGACGAGACCTCTATCATGGCCATCGTCGCCCATCGCACCATCGCCCAGAGGCAGCGCATCAAAGAAGCCTACAAACAGTCACTGGGGAAG GACCTGGCTGATGATCTGTCCTCGGAGCTGAGCGGGAACTTCAGAAGTGTGGTTCTGGGTCTGCTCATGCTGCCGCCTGTGTACGATGCCCACGAGCTAAAGAACGCAATTAAG GGAGCCGGCACCGAGGAAGCCTGTCTCATCGATATTCTCGCCTCAAGGACGAATGATGAAATTAAAGCCATCAATGCGTTCTACAAGAAAC aCTATGAAAAATCCTTGGAAGACGACGTGAGCGGGGACACATCTGGAATGTTCCGCAGAGTTTTGGTCTCTTTACTTACT GCTGGTCGCGATGAAAGCGACACGGTGGATGAGGCCCAGGCTGCTGTGGACGCCAAG GAAATCTTCGAGGCTGGCGAAGCCAGATGGGGCACGGACGAGGTCAAATTCCTCACGGTTCTTTGTGTGAGGAACCGGAAACACCTTCTTCGAG TGTTTGATGAATATCGAAAGATCTCCGGAAGAGAGATTGAGGACAGCATCAAGAGGGAGATGTCCGGCTCTCTGGAGGACGTCTTTCTGGCCGTAG TGAAATGCATTCGGAACAAGCCGGCGTTCTTTGCAGAACGTTTGTACAAATCAATGAAG gggcTGGGCACCACAGATAGTGTTCTTATCAGAACAATGGTTGCCAGGGCAGAGATCGACATGTTGGACATTAAAGCAGAGTTCTTGAAGGCGTATGGAAAGACTCTGTACTCCTTCATCAAG GGAGACACGTCGGGAGACTACCGTAAAATCCTGCTGGAGCTGTGCGGAGGCGAGTGA
- the prlhr2b gene encoding prolactin releasing hormone receptor 2b isoform X2, producing the protein MEGNQSSLAGSSQTDQHINQVAGHNSSANRSSQFADVALLQTFKPLIIPSYVLVVVVGVFGNYLLLYVICRSRKMHNVTNFFIGNLAFSDMLMCVTCVPFTLAYAFNPRGYYATVHPLKKRTSVATCASVLVGIWLLSCGLVGPAILHTYHVEFKGEGFTICEEFWLGQEKERRAYAYSTLLVTYVLPLSAVFVSYLCITVKLRKCVAPGHRSQKQTCAQQARKRKIFRLVALLVSVFALCWLPIHVFNVLRDIDIHLINKRYFLLIQLLCHLCAMSSSCCNPFLYAWLHDRFRAELRKMFKCRHRIGVRSANHCRGSVVL; encoded by the exons atggaaggaaatcagAGTAGCCTGGCTGGGAGCAGCCAGACCGACCAGCACATTAACCAGGTTGCCGGGCACAACAGCTCGGCCAACCGCAGCTCCCAGTTTGCAGatgtggcgctgctgcagacgtTCAAGCCTCTTATTATCCCCTCTtatgtgctggtggtggtggtgggggtctTTGGCAACTACCTGCTCCTCTACGTCATCTGCCGTAGCCGCAAGATGCACAACGTCACCAACTTCTTCATCGGGAACCTGGCCTTCTCTGACATGCTCATGTGTGTGACCTGCGTGCCGTTCACCCTCGCCTACGCCTTCAATCCCCGCGG ATATTACGCGACCGTCCACCCGCTGAAGAAGCGCACCTCTGTGGCGACCTGCGCCTCTGTCCTAGTCGGCATTTGGCTGCTCTCCTGCGGCCTCGTGGGCCCCGCAATCCTGCACACCTACCACGTGGAGTTCAAGGGCGAAGGGTTCACCATCTGTGAGGAATTCTGGTTGGGTCAGGAGAAAGAAAGGCGCGCGTACGCGTACAGCACCCTGCTGGTAACATACGTCCTCCCGCTCTCGGCCGTCTTCGTGTCCTACCTCTGTATAACTGTCAAACTGAGGAAGTGTGTGGCACCTGGCCACAGGAGCCAGAAACAAACATGCGCCCAACAGGCTCGGAAGAGGAAGATCTTCCGCCTGGTGGCGCTCTTGGTCTCTGTCTTTGCATTGTGCTGGCTCCCCATTCACGTGTTCAACGTGCTGCGAGACATTGACATTCACCTGATCAACAAGCGCTACTTCTTGCTCATCCAGCTGCTCTGTCACCTGTGCGCCATGAGCTCGTCCTGCTGCAACCCTTTCCTTTACGCGTGGCTCCACGACCGCTTCCGCGCCGAGCTACGCAAAATGTTCAAGTGTCGCCACCGTATAGGAGTGCGCTCGGCCAACCACTGCCGGGGCAGCGTGGTCCTGTGA
- the prlhr2b gene encoding prolactin releasing hormone receptor 2b isoform X1, protein MEGNQSSLAGSSQTDQHINQVAGHNSSANRSSQFADVALLQTFKPLIIPSYVLVVVVGVFGNYLLLYVICRSRKMHNVTNFFIGNLAFSDMLMCVTCVPFTLAYAFNPRGWVFGRSMCYVVFLIQPVTVYVSVFTLTAIAVDRYYATVHPLKKRTSVATCASVLVGIWLLSCGLVGPAILHTYHVEFKGEGFTICEEFWLGQEKERRAYAYSTLLVTYVLPLSAVFVSYLCITVKLRKCVAPGHRSQKQTCAQQARKRKIFRLVALLVSVFALCWLPIHVFNVLRDIDIHLINKRYFLLIQLLCHLCAMSSSCCNPFLYAWLHDRFRAELRKMFKCRHRIGVRSANHCRGSVVL, encoded by the exons atggaaggaaatcagAGTAGCCTGGCTGGGAGCAGCCAGACCGACCAGCACATTAACCAGGTTGCCGGGCACAACAGCTCGGCCAACCGCAGCTCCCAGTTTGCAGatgtggcgctgctgcagacgtTCAAGCCTCTTATTATCCCCTCTtatgtgctggtggtggtggtgggggtctTTGGCAACTACCTGCTCCTCTACGTCATCTGCCGTAGCCGCAAGATGCACAACGTCACCAACTTCTTCATCGGGAACCTGGCCTTCTCTGACATGCTCATGTGTGTGACCTGCGTGCCGTTCACCCTCGCCTACGCCTTCAATCCCCGCGGGTGGGTTTTTGGCCGCTCGATGTGCTACGTGGTGTTCCTCATTCAGCCAGTCACAGTCTATGTTTCAGTCTTCACACTCACGGCTATTGCTGTGGACAG ATATTACGCGACCGTCCACCCGCTGAAGAAGCGCACCTCTGTGGCGACCTGCGCCTCTGTCCTAGTCGGCATTTGGCTGCTCTCCTGCGGCCTCGTGGGCCCCGCAATCCTGCACACCTACCACGTGGAGTTCAAGGGCGAAGGGTTCACCATCTGTGAGGAATTCTGGTTGGGTCAGGAGAAAGAAAGGCGCGCGTACGCGTACAGCACCCTGCTGGTAACATACGTCCTCCCGCTCTCGGCCGTCTTCGTGTCCTACCTCTGTATAACTGTCAAACTGAGGAAGTGTGTGGCACCTGGCCACAGGAGCCAGAAACAAACATGCGCCCAACAGGCTCGGAAGAGGAAGATCTTCCGCCTGGTGGCGCTCTTGGTCTCTGTCTTTGCATTGTGCTGGCTCCCCATTCACGTGTTCAACGTGCTGCGAGACATTGACATTCACCTGATCAACAAGCGCTACTTCTTGCTCATCCAGCTGCTCTGTCACCTGTGCGCCATGAGCTCGTCCTGCTGCAACCCTTTCCTTTACGCGTGGCTCCACGACCGCTTCCGCGCCGAGCTACGCAAAATGTTCAAGTGTCGCCACCGTATAGGAGTGCGCTCGGCCAACCACTGCCGGGGCAGCGTGGTCCTGTGA
- the brf2 gene encoding transcription factor IIIB 50 kDa subunit — protein sequence MSAGSLRCRSCGSTNIIEDDLYAQTHLVCVDCGSVVSEGVLEKEPFGGSVVSYSQSTAVDKKPSRSLKECLQRVKAICRTLRVNNEIEELSQNIFNQAYQHRNYIRVSLQKKEILIGCCVIASCRIFNWPITMGTIGSLLDTDVLHLGSIYQEMVKILNIEVPSVSFLDEIEGYCQEYKISAPHVREELAENVKDMTKRTVALVELAADSWIVTGRRPVPIMMAATYLAWQSLRPNKYRLSLTLVKFCQIAKVKSLKPALKRVAEMKEVLCKLANEIPWLQQKVKPDNVLQQVEDILKYRFALLRRALRTHEEALLADREENTPPHIVQAEQQSPNASSMEQHELDSDLLGRPGNREDSVPTQPEQPGSSKGRRDPAENWGKRVLFAPPCVVHGKKRKVQAHVAADVTGDEEISDSEISSYIRSPSEVQQFALAQELLSESKDGCSV from the exons ATGTCTGCAGGGAGTTTGCGCTGTCGTTCCTGCGGGTCGACCAACATCATCGAGGATGATTTATACGCTCAAACCCATCTGGTGTGCGTCGACTGTGGCTCTGTGGTGTCCGAAGGAGTCCTGGAAAAAGAACCATTTGGAGGTTCAG tgGTGAGCTACAGCCAGTCCACGGCCGTGGACAAAAAACCCAGTAGAAGTCTAAAAGAAT gtttGCAGCGCGTAAAGGCCATATGTCGGACTCTCAGGGTGAACAACGAGATCGAGGAGCTCTCCCAGAACATATTTAATCAAGCCTATCAACACAGGAACTATATCAGAGTGAGTCtccagaaaaaagaaatcctgattggctgctgcgtGATTGCAAGCTGCAGAATTTTCAACTGGCCCATCACCATGGGGACCATTGGGTCTTTGCTGGACACAGATGTGTTGCATTTGGGCTCAATTTATCAAGAGATGGTCAAGATTCTCAACATTGAGGTCCCATCAGTCAGCTTCCTGGATGAAATAGAGGGTTACTGTCAGGA GTATAAAATCAGCGCTCCTCACGTCCGTGAAGAGTTGGCGGAAAACGTCAAGGACATGACCAAACGTACTGTCGCGCTGGTGGAGCTGGCTGCAGACAGTTGGATTGTGACTGGCAGGAGGCCCGTCCCCATCATGATGGCAGCCACTTATTTGGCCTGGCAGTCGCTGAGGCCCAACAAGTACCGCCTTAGTTTAACTCTTGTCAAATTCTGTCAGATTGCCAAAGTGAAATCTCTGAAGCCTGCTCTGAAAAGAGTCGCTGAGATGAAGGAGGTGCTGTGTAAGCTGGCTAATGAGATTCCCTGGCTCCAGCAAAAGGTGAAGCCTGATAATGTTCTTCAGCAAGTGGAGGACATTCTCAAGTACAGGTTTGCCCTCTTAAGAAGGGCTCTGAGGACACATGAGGAAGCTCTGCtggcagacagggaggagaaCACTCCCCCTCACATCGTTCAGGCTGAGCAACAGAGTCCGAATGCTTCGTCCATGGAACAGCATGAACTCGACTCTGACCTGCTTGGGCGACCTGGAAACAGAGAGGACAGCGTGCCCACACAGCCTGAACAGCCCGGCAGCAGCAAGGGCAGGCGAGATCCAGCTGAGAACTGGGGGAAGAGGGTTCTTTTCGCCCCACCGTGTGTCGTCCACGGCAAGAAACGCAAAGTTCAAGCGCACGTAGCCGCCGACGTGACCGGCGATGAGGAGATTTCGGACAGCGAAATCAGCTCGTACATCCGCTCTCCTTCTGAAGTCCAACAGTTTGCTCTGGCTCAGGAGCTCCTCTCTGAATCCAAGGACGGCTGTTCCGTGTGA